In Sinorhizobium mexicanum, one DNA window encodes the following:
- a CDS encoding sigma-70 family RNA polymerase sigma factor has translation MTDTNHEDAAAGFDPLRPKLMRVAYRMLGSVADAEDMVQEAFIRWMGADRSAVREPEAFLRRTVTRLCLDQLKSARRQRETYVGPWLPDPVVEEEQEEDVTLPLMLALERLSPLERAAFLLHDVFGLGFEEVAATIQRDSAACRQLASRARTHVREERPRFQIEKQKSLEIAEAFFTASRSGDMKALGAMLAADVSIHADGGGKRPAAMKPFFGFDAVMKVHESLAVLFQNNGSKLVRAGFINGLPGFVTLEGDGELQTTALEIEDGKVAAIYVMRNPDKLKHLH, from the coding sequence ATGACGGACACCAATCACGAGGACGCAGCGGCGGGATTCGATCCGCTGCGTCCCAAGCTCATGCGCGTCGCCTATCGCATGCTCGGCTCCGTCGCCGACGCGGAAGACATGGTGCAGGAGGCTTTCATCCGCTGGATGGGGGCCGACCGCTCGGCGGTGCGCGAGCCCGAGGCGTTCTTGCGTCGTACGGTCACGCGGCTCTGCCTTGATCAGCTCAAATCAGCACGACGCCAGCGCGAGACATATGTCGGTCCTTGGCTTCCCGACCCGGTCGTGGAAGAGGAGCAGGAGGAAGACGTCACTCTGCCCTTGATGCTTGCCTTGGAACGCCTGTCTCCACTCGAGCGGGCGGCCTTCCTGCTGCACGACGTTTTTGGGCTGGGATTCGAGGAGGTCGCGGCGACCATCCAGCGCGACTCGGCTGCCTGCCGCCAGCTCGCCAGCCGCGCGCGCACCCATGTCCGCGAGGAGAGACCTCGCTTCCAGATCGAGAAACAGAAAAGCCTCGAGATCGCTGAAGCCTTCTTCACCGCCTCGCGCAGCGGCGACATGAAGGCGCTCGGTGCGATGTTGGCAGCCGACGTCAGCATCCACGCCGACGGCGGCGGCAAGCGCCCGGCAGCGATGAAGCCGTTCTTCGGATTTGATGCCGTGATGAAGGTACACGAGAGCTTGGCGGTTCTGTTCCAGAACAACGGCTCGAAACTTGTTCGCGCTGGTTTCATCAACGGATTGCCCGGCTTTGTCACGCTGGAAGGCGACGGCGAACTTCAGACGACTGCGCTCGAAATCGAAGACGGCAAGGTCGCTGCAATCTATGTGATGCGGAACCCCGATAAGCTGAAACACTTGCATTAG
- a CDS encoding carboxymuconolactone decarboxylase family protein — protein sequence MTPKLDPFAAAPSLMKNWMGTTVAVTASLEPSLIELVKIRASQINGCANCINMHTVEARAKGETEQRIYLLSAWREAPCYSDRERAALGWTETLTRLSEGHTHESAYEALKAQFTEEEQVKLTLMINVINGWNRLAVGFSLWADPAAAKAAAEAAA from the coding sequence ATGACTCCCAAACTTGATCCCTTCGCCGCTGCGCCGTCGCTGATGAAGAACTGGATGGGCACGACGGTTGCCGTTACCGCCAGCCTGGAGCCGAGCCTCATCGAACTGGTGAAGATCCGCGCCTCGCAGATCAACGGCTGCGCCAACTGCATCAACATGCATACGGTGGAAGCGCGGGCAAAAGGCGAGACGGAGCAGCGCATCTACCTGCTGTCTGCCTGGCGTGAAGCCCCCTGCTATTCCGATCGCGAGCGCGCCGCGCTAGGCTGGACCGAGACCCTGACGCGGTTGTCAGAGGGTCATACGCACGAAAGCGCCTATGAGGCCCTGAAGGCTCAGTTTACCGAAGAGGAGCAGGTGAAGCTCACGCTCATGATCAATGTCATCAACGGGTGGAACCGCCTTGCGGTTGGCTTCAGCCTGTGGGCCGATCCGGCCGCGGCCAAGGCCGCCGCCGAGGCGGCGGCCTGA
- a CDS encoding peroxiredoxin-like family protein, translated as MSAPYIDHPLQPGDRAPNIVLNAISREGTIALDDFRGRSPLLIGLFRGLLCPFCRRHVAAMAQLNPALREKGVNSLAVVNTPVERARLYFRYHPIPGLLAASDPERATHRAFGLPLLEITENETEWPYKVGMDVVTTMRVDRPGELPEPMNPDAAAGFLNTKDGYEITEADQQVRIPGHMQLVGHFLLDREGVVRWSFTEVEEEGQNMDRVLNPEELMSAASEVAH; from the coding sequence ATGTCTGCGCCCTATATCGACCATCCGTTACAACCGGGCGACCGGGCGCCGAATATCGTGCTGAACGCCATCTCGCGCGAGGGAACAATCGCACTTGATGATTTTCGCGGCCGCAGCCCGTTGTTGATCGGCCTGTTTCGAGGCCTGCTGTGTCCGTTCTGCCGGCGCCATGTCGCGGCGATGGCACAGCTCAACCCAGCACTGCGTGAGAAAGGCGTGAACTCTCTAGCGGTGGTAAACACCCCGGTCGAACGTGCGCGGCTCTATTTCCGCTATCATCCGATACCGGGCCTTCTTGCCGCATCCGATCCGGAGCGAGCTACGCACCGCGCATTCGGCTTACCTCTCCTCGAGATTACGGAGAATGAGACCGAGTGGCCATACAAGGTTGGAATGGATGTGGTCACGACAATGCGGGTCGACCGGCCGGGGGAATTGCCTGAACCGATGAATCCGGACGCAGCAGCCGGCTTTCTCAACACGAAAGATGGGTACGAAATCACCGAAGCCGATCAGCAGGTGAGGATTCCCGGCCATATGCAGCTCGTCGGCCATTTCCTGCTCGATCGGGAAGGTGTGGTGCGCTGGAGCTTTACGGAAGTTGAAGAGGAAGGCCAAAATATGGACCGAGTGCTCAATCCCGAAGAGTTGATGTCGGCCGCTTCCGAGGTGGCCCATTAA
- a CDS encoding ABC transporter ATP-binding protein: MATSVVLQKVEKRYGAFDVIHGIDLTIDPGEFAVFVGPSGCGKSTLLRMIAGLEEISGGTLMLDNDRMNEVAPAKRGIAMVFQSYALYPHMSVYKNLAFGLETAGFRKAEIEPKVRRAAEILQIEKLLDRKPKALSGGQRQRVAIGRAIVREPRIFLFDEPLSNLDAELRVQMRVEISRLHRDLGNTMIYVTHDQVEAMTMADKIVVLNSGRIEQVGAPLDLYNHPVNRFVAGFIGSPKMNFLKARIAAAGEAETAIQVCGGTIRLPRALRGAAPGQEITFGIRPEHLSAHDDGIALAPINVELVENLGGETMLYGITPDGQHITVALEGQQKVERGTNLAVHFDPSRCHVFGADGKAM; encoded by the coding sequence ATGGCAACCAGCGTCGTTCTTCAGAAGGTCGAGAAGCGCTATGGCGCGTTCGACGTGATCCACGGCATCGACCTGACCATCGACCCCGGCGAGTTCGCCGTCTTCGTCGGCCCGTCCGGTTGCGGCAAGTCGACCCTTTTGCGCATGATCGCCGGCCTGGAGGAGATTTCCGGCGGCACGCTGATGCTCGACAACGACCGGATGAACGAGGTGGCGCCGGCCAAGCGCGGCATCGCCATGGTGTTCCAGTCCTATGCGCTCTACCCGCACATGTCGGTCTACAAGAATCTCGCCTTCGGCCTCGAGACGGCTGGCTTCAGAAAGGCGGAGATCGAGCCAAAGGTGCGCCGCGCTGCCGAGATCCTGCAGATCGAGAAGTTGCTCGACCGCAAGCCGAAGGCGCTTTCCGGCGGCCAGCGCCAGCGCGTGGCGATCGGCCGGGCGATCGTGCGCGAGCCGCGCATCTTCCTCTTCGACGAGCCGCTTTCCAACCTCGATGCGGAACTCCGCGTACAGATGCGCGTCGAGATCTCGCGGCTTCACCGCGATCTCGGCAACACGATGATCTATGTGACCCACGATCAGGTGGAGGCCATGACCATGGCCGACAAGATCGTCGTCCTGAACTCGGGGCGCATCGAGCAGGTGGGGGCTCCACTCGATCTCTACAACCACCCCGTCAACCGCTTCGTCGCCGGCTTCATCGGCAGCCCGAAAATGAACTTCCTCAAGGCGCGCATCGCTGCCGCCGGGGAAGCCGAGACCGCGATCCAGGTTTGTGGCGGCACGATCCGCCTGCCGCGCGCCCTGCGCGGTGCCGCGCCGGGGCAGGAGATAACCTTCGGTATCCGGCCGGAACATCTTTCCGCGCACGACGATGGCATCGCGCTCGCCCCGATCAATGTCGAGCTCGTTGAAAACCTCGGCGGCGAAACCATGCTCTATGGCATTACCCCTGACGGCCAGCACATCACCGTCGCGCTCGAGGGCCAGCAGAAGGTCGAGCGCGGCACCAATCTCGCCGTCCACTTCGATCCTTCGCGCTGCCACGTTTTCGGCGCCGACGGCAAGGCGATGTAA
- a CDS encoding Gfo/Idh/MocA family protein: protein MSVKTVAIIGCGIGRSHIVEGYLPHPDKFRVTALCDLNEERLNEVGNEFGIEKRTTSFKELLADDSIDIIDICTPPGIHLEQVLDALASGKHVICEKPLTGSLKGVDRIMEAEKQARGVLMPIFQYRYGDGIEKAKRIIDSGIAGKPYVGSVETFWLRTPEYYSVPWRGKWETELGGVLVTHALHLHDMMLHLLGPVSKVFGRVATRVNDIEVEDCASASLLMQNGAFVSLSCTLGSQEQISRLRLHFENVTFESSHEPYAPGKDPWKIIAANEAVQAEIDEVIGNWQPVSPRFTTQMAHFHAFLSGMGPLPVTTRDARQALELVTAIYQSADTGREITLPIGPESPKYANWRANTR from the coding sequence ATGAGCGTAAAGACAGTCGCCATCATCGGCTGCGGGATCGGGCGGTCGCACATCGTCGAAGGCTATCTGCCGCATCCGGACAAGTTCCGGGTGACCGCGCTCTGCGACCTCAATGAGGAACGGCTGAACGAGGTCGGCAACGAGTTCGGTATCGAAAAGCGAACGACCTCGTTCAAGGAATTGCTCGCCGACGACAGCATCGACATCATCGATATCTGCACCCCGCCCGGCATTCACCTCGAACAGGTGCTCGATGCGCTCGCCTCGGGCAAGCACGTGATCTGCGAAAAGCCGCTCACCGGTTCGCTAAAGGGTGTCGACCGGATCATGGAGGCGGAGAAGCAGGCTCGCGGCGTGCTGATGCCGATCTTCCAATATCGCTATGGCGACGGCATCGAGAAGGCGAAGCGCATCATCGACTCCGGTATCGCCGGCAAACCCTATGTGGGTTCGGTCGAAACCTTCTGGCTGCGCACGCCCGAATATTACTCGGTGCCCTGGCGCGGCAAATGGGAGACGGAACTTGGCGGCGTGCTGGTGACCCATGCGCTGCACCTGCACGACATGATGCTTCACCTCCTCGGTCCAGTCTCGAAAGTGTTCGGACGCGTCGCGACGCGCGTCAACGATATCGAGGTCGAGGATTGCGCCTCGGCGAGCCTGCTCATGCAGAACGGTGCCTTCGTGTCGCTCTCCTGTACGCTCGGCTCGCAGGAGCAGATCAGCCGCCTTCGCCTGCACTTTGAGAACGTCACCTTCGAAAGCAGCCACGAACCCTATGCGCCGGGCAAGGATCCCTGGAAGATCATCGCCGCCAACGAGGCGGTCCAGGCTGAGATCGACGAGGTGATCGGCAACTGGCAGCCGGTTTCGCCGCGCTTCACCACGCAGATGGCGCATTTCCACGCCTTTCTCAGCGGCATGGGACCGCTTCCTGTCACCACCAGGGATGCGCGGCAGGCATTGGAGTTGGTGACGGCGATCTACCAGTCCGCCGATACCGGCCGTGAGATAACGCTTCCGATCGGACCGGAGAGTCCGAAATATGCCAATTGGCGTGCGAACACGAGGTAA
- a CDS encoding Gfo/Idh/MocA family protein — protein MDELRFAAVGLNHNHIYGQVNCLLRAGARLVGFHEEDEALAAEFSAVYKDVPRIATLEQILEDERIGLVTSAAISSERAELAIRAMRHGKDVLVDKPGMTSLDQLAKVRRVQAETGHIFSILYSEHFESPATVKAGELVAAGAIGEVVHMVGLGPHRLRKESRPGWFFRRSEYGGILTDIASHQCEQFLFFAGASDATILSASVDNRSVPDSPELQDTGNIHLSTGRATGMIHVNWLTPDGMPTWGDGRLFIVGTTGTIEVRKTVDLSGRTGGNHLFLADRSGVDHIDCSDVDLPFGRQFVADIRDRTETAMPQERCFKAMELALSAQVIAERNQEKN, from the coding sequence ATGGACGAATTGCGTTTTGCCGCGGTCGGGCTCAACCACAACCACATCTACGGCCAGGTCAATTGTCTTCTCAGAGCCGGCGCCCGCCTCGTCGGCTTCCACGAAGAGGACGAGGCGCTGGCCGCGGAGTTCTCGGCCGTCTACAAGGATGTGCCGCGTATCGCGACACTCGAGCAGATCCTCGAAGACGAGCGCATCGGCCTTGTCACCTCGGCCGCGATCTCGTCCGAGCGGGCAGAGCTGGCGATCCGCGCCATGCGCCACGGCAAGGACGTGCTCGTCGACAAGCCGGGGATGACGAGCCTCGACCAACTCGCCAAGGTGCGGCGGGTCCAGGCCGAAACGGGACACATCTTCTCGATCCTCTATTCAGAGCATTTCGAAAGCCCGGCAACGGTGAAAGCCGGCGAGCTGGTCGCCGCCGGCGCCATCGGCGAGGTCGTCCACATGGTTGGCCTCGGGCCCCACCGACTGCGTAAGGAAAGCCGCCCCGGCTGGTTCTTCCGCCGCTCGGAATACGGCGGCATCCTGACCGACATCGCCTCGCACCAGTGCGAGCAGTTCCTCTTCTTCGCCGGCGCCAGCGATGCCACCATTCTCTCGGCGAGCGTCGACAACCGGAGCGTTCCCGACAGCCCGGAACTGCAGGATACGGGCAACATCCATCTTTCGACGGGACGGGCCACTGGCATGATCCATGTCAACTGGCTTACCCCCGACGGCATGCCGACCTGGGGCGACGGCCGACTCTTCATCGTCGGTACGACCGGCACGATCGAGGTGCGCAAGACGGTCGACCTTTCCGGACGCACTGGAGGCAACCACCTGTTTCTTGCCGATCGCAGCGGCGTCGACCACATCGATTGCTCGGACGTCGACCTTCCCTTCGGCCGTCAGTTCGTCGCCGACATCCGCGACAGAACCGAAACCGCCATGCCGCAGGAACGCTGCTTCAAGGCCATGGAGCTTGCCCTTTCAGCGCAAGTGATCGCCGAACGTAACCAGGAAAAGAACTGA